The Felis catus isolate Fca126 chromosome X, F.catus_Fca126_mat1.0, whole genome shotgun sequence genome includes a region encoding these proteins:
- the PIGA gene encoding phosphatidylinositol N-acetylglucosaminyltransferase subunit A isoform X2, with protein sequence MACRGGGTDLLSGIIPELCQKYPDLNFIIGGEGPKRIILEEVRERYQLHDRVRLLGALEHKDVRNVLVQGHIFLNTSLTEAFCMAIVEAASCGLQVVSTRVGGIPEVLPENLIILCEPSVKSLCEGLEKAISQLKSGALPAPEDIHNIVKTFYTWRNVAERTEKVYDRVAGEAVLPMDRRLDRLISHCGPVTGYIFALLAVVNFLFLVFLRWVTPDSVIDIAIDATGPDGAWTPRYPPSKKEGKNNAMSKTR encoded by the exons ggACTGATTTGCTTAGTGGTATAATACCTGAACTCTGTCAAAAATATCCagatttaaatttcataattGGAGGAGAGGGACCTAAGAGAATCATTTTGGAAGAAGTACGGGAAAGGTACCAGCTACATGACAG AGTACGTCTCTTGGGAGCCTTAGAACACAAGGATGTTAGAAATGTCTTAGTTCAAggacatatttttcttaatacttCCCTTACCGAAGCGTTCTGCATGGCAATTGTGGAAGCAGCCAGTTGCGGTTTACAG GTCGTCAGTACCAGGGTTGGCGGGATTCCTGAAGTACTTCCAGAAAATCTGATCATTTTGTGTGAGCCTTCTGTAAAGTCCTTGTGCGAGGGTTTGGAAAAAGCGATTTCCCAACTCAAATCAGGAGCGTTGCCAGCCCCCGAAGATATTCACAACATCGTAAAGACTTTCTACACCTGGAGGAACGTTGCGGAAAGAACTGAAAAA GTGTACGACCGCGTGGCAGGAGAAGCCGTGTTACCGATGGACAGACGACTGGACAGACTCATCTCTCACTGCGGCCCGGTGACGGGctacatttttgctttgttggCTGTAGTCAACTTTCTCTTCCTCGTTTTCCTGCGATGGGTGACTCCAGATTCTGTCATCGACATTGCAATAGACGCCACAGGGCCAGACGGGGCCTGGACTCCTCGATACCCTCCCAGTAAAAAAGAGGGCAAGAATAATGCGATGTCTAAAACCAGGTAG